Genomic window (Mycolicibacterium smegmatis):
AGGACAGCCGGCCGTAACGACGCAGCGCCTCGGCGCGCTCCTGGGCGTGGTCGACGATCGGCTCGGGATAGTCCGCGGGACGGGAGCCGTCGATGCGGTGCACGTCGGGAACCGTGGCCGGGTCGGCGAGTTCGGGCACCCACCGCCGGATGTAGACGCCGTCGGGATCGAACTTCTCGCCTTGCTTGGTGGGGTTGAACACCCGGAAGTAGGGCGCGGCGTCGGTGCCGCAACCGGCCGTCCACTGCCAGCCGTGCTGGTTGTTGGCGATGTCGCCGTCGACGAGTTGGTCGAGGAACCACCGCGCGCCCCAATGCCACGGCAGATGCAGATCCTTGACCAGGAACGACGCGACGATCATGCGAACCCGGTTGTGCACGAACCCGGTCGCAGCGAGCTGGCGCATACCGGCGTCGACGATCGGGAAACCGGTCATACCGGCCTTCCACGCGTCGAACAGCCGCTGGGCGTCCGGTCCCTCGTCGGTCTCGATCGCGTCGAAGGTGCGGTTCCAGTTCCACCAGGCGCTGTCGGGCCAGTGGTGCAGCACCGCGGCGTAGAAGTCGCGGAACGCGAGCTCACGCAGATAGGCGGCGGCCCCATCGCCGGCGCCGTCGCGTTCGAGGTCCGCCGCCATGGTCCGCGGATGGATCGTGCCGAACTTGAGGTGGGCCGACATGCGGCTCGTCGCGTCGAGATCGGGACGGTTGCGGTTGGAGCTGTAATCCCTCAACGATTCCCGGACGAATGCGCGCCACTGCGCACGCGCGGCGGTCTCGCCTGCGGGCAGCTCAAGATCGGTGGGCGGCTCGGGGATCTCGGCACCGCCGGGCACCTCCGACGGGTCGATCCAGCGGGCGGACCCGGGCCCCGAGTCGGCGGGTGCGCGCCATCCGTGGTCGCGCCACGCGCGGAAGAACGGCGTGAACACGCGGTACGGGTTGCCGTCGTCCTTGGTGATGCGCCCGGGCGTCACGAGGTACGGCGAACCGGTCGCGTACAGACCAACGTCACCGGGCAGGTCGGCCAGCGCCGCGCGCACGGCCTCG
Coding sequences:
- a CDS encoding cryptochrome/photolyase family protein, coding for MPTLLWFRRDLRCADHPAVLDAAQGDADVLACYVLDPRLTGSSGDRRLAYLYEALRDLREQLGGKLLVTRGRPEQRIPELAAAIGAASVHVSGDFSPFGLRRDEAVRAALADLPGDVGLYATGSPYLVTPGRITKDDGNPYRVFTPFFRAWRDHGWRAPADSGPGSARWIDPSEVPGGAEIPEPPTDLELPAGETAARAQWRAFVRESLRDYSSNRNRPDLDATSRMSAHLKFGTIHPRTMAADLERDGAGDGAAAYLRELAFRDFYAAVLHHWPDSAWWNWNRTFDAIETDEGPDAQRLFDAWKAGMTGFPIVDAGMRQLAATGFVHNRVRMIVASFLVKDLHLPWHWGARWFLDQLVDGDIANNQHGWQWTAGCGTDAAPYFRVFNPTKQGEKFDPDGVYIRRWVPELADPATVPDVHRIDGSRPADYPEPIVDHAQERAEALRRYGRLS